The following nucleotide sequence is from Bacillales bacterium.
TCTATTAGCTGAAATCGGCAGTTTCTCACACTATCAAGATCCACGCCAATTAATTAAACTCGCGGGATTAACCTTACGTGAGAACTCGTCTGGTCAACACAAGGGTCAAAAACGAATCTCCAAACGGGGAAGAAGAAGGCTGCGTGCCCTCCTATTCAGGGTCATGATGCCTATGATTCGGCACAATGAAGCCTTTCGTACCATGCACGATTATTACACGAAACGAACCGTTAATCCGTTACGTAAGAAACAATCAATCGTGGTCCTATGCGGGAAGTTACTCAAAGTATTACACGGGATATGCGTAAAGCACACGGCGTTCGATGCACAGCGAATGATGAAGGATATTCCTTGTCTCGGAGAGGCCATGTAACCTCATCCCTTTCAGAATGCTAGACAACAGGATGACACGGAGAAGCTGGCACTATTTATTCCATTCGACCGCGAGTCCCTAAAGGAGCTTCGCTAGCCTCTGCCTTATGACTAGACCGAACGAAGGAATGTAGGCACACGATGCCATGAGACATGGGAGGGTACGTCATCATAAGCTACGCAGAGATCCATTGTGCATCAAATAATGATTTATCGTCACAACCATATTTAACCAGTGACGACCGCGTAGCGCACCCGACTATTGCAAGAGAATCACATATTTAAAAATTAATGTTAAACGTTGTGTCGAAAAATATTTTTTTGACACTTCACCAACGGCTCAAATCGTTGGTATATCAATATTTCTAGAGGGAGGAGGTTACTCCTCCTTTTGGTTTTGCTCTCTTTTCGATCTTAATCGATAACTTTCTCCGCGAACATTAAAGATTCTCAAGTGATGCTCCTCTACCAAACGTTTTGAAATCATAATCGACGCAGCCTCTCTCATATCGTCGGTCCCTGGTTTAAAAGAAAGACCTAACAGAGCAACCCTCTTCCCCTCATGGGAGATCCCGTATTTTTTGATGGTCGCAATTGTTTTGATCCTCTTTTAATGATGGAGCGTGGTTTTGAATATCATTCGATTGGCAGAAAAGCTGTGGGGGAGGTTGTACCCATATTGAAACGAAAAAAGCCGAATCAACGGTTTTTTTAATATTTTTAAAAGTAAATGGTTTCTTAGTATTCGTTCGGTTTTCTGAAAACTCAATTTACACAATGATACGGACTCAACTCAGCAATAAGTGACAAATAGAGAAAAAGATGATAAGTTTAAGATGAATAATTTTCCTTAAGGGGAGAAGACGATGGATCTTGAACGTTTTATGTCCTATTTCGATACTTTGTTTACTTTCTATGCTAGTAATCAAATTTCTATTAGATGGAAACGAAATGCGATGGGAATTATATCTTCAGTTGATTTAGAATCCGAATTGAAACAGGCGGATTCTTCTTTTTCAGAAGAAGAATTTTTGGACGTAGCCTTTGAAACGCTCTCCTTAGTGAAATCAATAGTGATGGAAGAACCTATTTCTGCGGCTCAAGAGAAAATTGAAGCGGTTGAAAAGACATTTCTAAAGGACAAGAAAGACAGAGAGTTCATCTATATTCAATGTTCGACCAATTTAAATAGTATTGATGAAATAGATTATGAGGTTTTAACCAAGAGAAATGAAAATAACTTTAACAATGTGGCAGCTTATAGTTCATTATTAAATATAAAATATAGTGACCCAGATATCAGTCGTACTGAAAGTCCAAACAAGCTCGTAGTTGAGTTATCAAGAAAAGAAATTGAAGTTCTTATCAAAGACTTCCAAAAAATATTAGAAACGTTAAATGATTTGGAGCGAAAGGAGTCTCATGATCATGGCTCTAATAGCTAAGAAATATAATAGAGAAAGAAAAACTTTTATCGAGGGAAAAACAGTCAAGGCTTATAATAAGAAAACCACTGAACACTATTTTAACCCGATTCATCATTTTCAGATTGAGGAAGGTTTAAAAGCAGTATTTCATGAATACAATGGTTATCATCCGACAACTTATGGAGAGATGATAACATTGGATGGGAAAAAGTATCTCAATAACGTAAGTAAGCGGCACGAATCTGTGCAACTTAATTCGAATGTTCTAGGCGGAATGCCTTCTATTGCAAATACCCGAATCCCTTTATCTTTAATACTTGGATGCTTGAGAGATGGGATGACCCTTGGGGAGATTTGTGAGGATTACCAACTTACTCAAGAGCAATTAACAGAGTCAATAAATTATGTAATTGATGTGTTGAATCTACCTTTTTCCGAAGAGGATTAAGAATGAGGCTGTTTTTGGATGAAAATATTACACCGAAGGCAGGGGAGTATTTAAGCGACTTGGGGCACGATGTGACAAGCGTCTACGCAAAGGGAATAAGAGGGACCGATGATGGACAGCTGTTTGAAATTGCGAAAAAAGAATGTCGCTTATTCATCACCCAAAACGGCAAAGATTTTATAAGATTTATACCCCCTCAGTCACCAGATGTTCAGCATTATGGCGTATTATGGTTAACTTTTCAACTTACCCGTTTAAATGCAATCCATTTTTGCAAAGGATTTCACGATTTTCAATGTGCTGGTCAAGCTGAATTGATTGACGCCATTTGGAAAGTCCGTGAGGATGCCAAAGGTAAATTTCAGTTTATAAAAAGGTATCCCAAATAACTTCTGAAAAAATATTTTCTTTGATGAGACAATCATACTCCTTCGTCTCAATTACGTTTAGATCCAAAACTGCCGAAATGATTCGGCAGTTTTCTTTATGCACAATTGGTTATACGAAATTTGAACTGCTTCTCGTTTTTTTCTCGGTATAATGAAAGTAACGATCCGGGTGTAGGAGGTGATTGGAATGGCAACGCTTGATCAGCGCAGTGTCGACATCTTGCGTTGTTTTTTTGCTGCAATCGGAGGACTATGTGTTTGCGCAGGACTTAATGAATGAACTGAAAGTGTCGAGGCGGACACTCTATTATGACATGAAGAAAGTCAACGATTGGTTGACGTCGCAGGCGTTGGAACCGGTTCAACGCTCCTACGCCAAAGGCTTTTATCTTTCCGGGGAGACGAAGCAAGAACGGTTCCGGCAATTCCGTCAGTGCATAAAGCTTGAGGATTCAGTCTGTCCACCGTGGCAGGCTGAAATTTTTTTTTATAAAATTAAGCAAATATTCGCAAATGAAGCTGTCATCCTATGTCGTTTCACGGTATAATTTGTTTATTCATGTCAACGGTTGTCGTCAACGAAAGGATGGAATCGATGGTTCATACATATAATCCGCACCGGCGTTTCATGTGGTTGTTGGGCGGACTCACGGTTGCGGGAATGATCATTCTCAGCTTAATCGTCTCATTTTTGTTTGATCGGAATGTCATGAATGAGACGGAACAAGTAACAAAAGAAGCCGTAGGCGTTCATTTCCGAGCGGTCTTTCCTTCGGTGTTTGGGAAAACCATGACACAGACGGGGGGCGGATACGGCGATTCAACGCAACCGCCGAAAAATTATCAACAGTTAAAAACCGTCGTTTCGATGCATTTTGATTTATACAACATTTTGGATACACGCTTTTTTGATCGAAACGGGCGCATTTATTTTAGTTATGATCGAGATGAAATTGGCGAAGTTAGGGAAATTCAAGGTCCTTTAAAGAAAGCCTTTCACGGTGACGCAGCGATTCAGGAATTGCAAGGGGCGCAGTTGGAAATGTGGATTCCCATCAAAGGGCAAGATGGTTCCATTCGTGAAGTCGCCTACATTAAACGGGATATTTCCACCCAAGTGGCGGCGATCAACCATATGCAGTGGATTGCGACCTTGACGATTTTACTCATTTTCGGCTTGCTTTATTTTTCATTGCGGCAAACCTTTATCCGTTCCACAAATGTGATTAAACAACGGAATACGGAATTGAATCATTTGGTGCGATCTTTAGAAAATACATATGATGCTTCCTTAGAAGCCTTAAGTACAGCCCTTGATTTGCGCGATAACGAAACCGAAGGCCATAGTTTGCGTGTGACCGCTTATTCCATTAAGTTAGCCAAACAAATGGGCTTGTCCGAGGAACAGCTCGTCTCTATGGCCCGCGGGGCTTTGCTCCACGACATTGGGAAAATCGGCATTCGAGATGACATTTTATTAAAACCCGGACCGCTTGATGGGCAAGAATGGCAGATCATGAAATCTCATGTCACGATCGGAGCAAACATGCTGGCGTCGATTGATTTTTTGAAACCTTCCTTACCGATTATTCAATACCATCACGAAAGGTGGGACGGGAAGGGCTATCATTCAGGATTAAGCGGCGAAGACATTCCGATCGGTGCACGAATCTTTGCACTATGCGACACGTATGATGCCATCACGTCGGATCGTCCTTACCGCAAACGGCAATCCCATGAGGAGGCT
It contains:
- a CDS encoding HD-GYP domain-containing protein → MVHTYNPHRRFMWLLGGLTVAGMIILSLIVSFLFDRNVMNETEQVTKEAVGVHFRAVFPSVFGKTMTQTGGGYGDSTQPPKNYQQLKTVVSMHFDLYNILDTRFFDRNGRIYFSYDRDEIGEVREIQGPLKKAFHGDAAIQELQGAQLEMWIPIKGQDGSIREVAYIKRDISTQVAAINHMQWIATLTILLIFGLLYFSLRQTFIRSTNVIKQRNTELNHLVRSLENTYDASLEALSTALDLRDNETEGHSLRVTAYSIKLAKQMGLSEEQLVSMARGALLHDIGKIGIRDDILLKPGPLDGQEWQIMKSHVTIGANMLASIDFLKPSLPIIQYHHERWDGKGYHSGLSGEDIPIGARIFALCDTYDAITSDRPYRKRQSHEEAVQEIKRCRGTQFDPAVVDAFLSISKEEWQALANVSDRREGNFSIKPLLHL
- a CDS encoding HTH domain-containing protein encodes the protein MEWQRLISAVSTSCVVFLLQSEDYVFAQDLMNELKVSRRTLYYDMKKVNDWLTSQALEPVQRSYAKGFYLSGETKQERFRQFRQCIKLEDSVCPPWQAEIFFYKIKQIFANEAVILCRFTV
- a CDS encoding DUF5615 family PIN-like protein; this encodes MRLFLDENITPKAGEYLSDLGHDVTSVYAKGIRGTDDGQLFEIAKKECRLFITQNGKDFIRFIPPQSPDVQHYGVLWLTFQLTRLNAIHFCKGFHDFQCAGQAELIDAIWKVREDAKGKFQFIKRYPK
- a CDS encoding DUF433 domain-containing protein gives rise to the protein MALIAKKYNRERKTFIEGKTVKAYNKKTTEHYFNPIHHFQIEEGLKAVFHEYNGYHPTTYGEMITLDGKKYLNNVSKRHESVQLNSNVLGGMPSIANTRIPLSLILGCLRDGMTLGEICEDYQLTQEQLTESINYVIDVLNLPFSEED